The following are from one region of the Corynebacterium hindlerae genome:
- a CDS encoding ABC transporter permease — protein sequence MIRQAARYLSTFFFASVAVFLLLRVVPGDPAEVALGVSATPEAVAAKRTELGLDQPLLHQYVSWIGGILRGDFGISLTSGAELTPLLWDRIQVSLILVATAMVLSLVVALPLGTWAALRTRSLDGVLITAASQVGIAIPSFLAAVLAVSLFSVQLGWFPANGWVPPGYSVAGFLSRLVLPAGALAAVQGAIMTRYVRSAVLDIMRDDFMRTARAKGLTTIGALRKHGLRNAALPVVTVAGLQLTSLVVGAVVIERVFTIPGLGSMLLDAVVGRDITTVQTIVMVLVMFTLLVNAAVDIAYTIIDPRTRAQ from the coding sequence ATGATCCGCCAGGCCGCTCGTTATCTTTCCACGTTCTTTTTCGCCAGTGTCGCAGTCTTTCTCCTGCTCAGGGTGGTTCCTGGGGATCCGGCGGAGGTCGCGCTGGGGGTCAGCGCAACACCCGAGGCGGTAGCCGCGAAACGCACCGAACTGGGATTGGATCAGCCACTCCTTCATCAGTATGTGTCCTGGATCGGCGGGATTCTGCGTGGCGATTTCGGGATTTCGCTCACCTCGGGAGCTGAGCTGACTCCGTTGTTGTGGGATCGGATCCAGGTCTCCCTGATCTTGGTAGCCACAGCAATGGTGTTATCGCTGGTGGTGGCGCTGCCGCTGGGAACGTGGGCGGCGCTGCGCACCCGGTCGCTGGACGGGGTGCTGATCACTGCGGCTTCCCAGGTGGGTATCGCGATTCCATCATTTTTGGCTGCGGTCCTGGCGGTGTCTTTGTTTTCGGTCCAGCTCGGGTGGTTCCCTGCTAATGGTTGGGTCCCGCCGGGGTATTCCGTTGCTGGCTTCCTGTCACGGTTAGTTCTTCCCGCCGGCGCGTTGGCAGCGGTGCAAGGAGCCATTATGACTCGATATGTGCGCAGCGCCGTGCTGGACATCATGCGGGATGACTTCATGCGGACTGCGCGGGCAAAGGGCCTGACCACCATCGGCGCGCTGCGGAAACATGGCCTACGTAATGCGGCGCTTCCGGTGGTGACCGTGGCTGGTTTGCAGCTGACGTCGCTGGTAGTGGGCGCCGTGGTGATTGAGCGGGTGTTTACCATCCCGGGGCTCGGCTCCATGCTTCTCGACGCCGTCGTCGGCCGCGATATCACTACCGTGCAAACAATCGTCATGGTGCTGGTGATGTTCACCCTCTTGGTTAACGCGGCGGTAGATATCGCCTACACCATCATCGATCCACGAACGAGGGCGCAATGA
- a CDS encoding ABC transporter permease, protein MKLNLSGRIGLAIVASVVVAALVSLVWTPYDPIHAIPAERLQGSSWRHLMGTDRYGRDVFSQMMAGSQIALLVGVVAVGIGAAIGTPLGVFAGMRRGWVESLVMRVSDVLLAFPALLLAIVTGAVWGSSTVTAMAAIGVASIPAFTRIARSGTIQVMSKDFILAARDSQIPGWLIALRHVVPNITSMLIVQASVSFALAILAEAALSFLGLGTPPPDPSWGRLLQNAQSSLASAPMLAVWPGATIAITVLGFNLLGDSLRDFVDPRYRRSMKVNSL, encoded by the coding sequence ATGAAACTGAATCTTTCCGGCCGCATCGGCCTGGCTATTGTGGCGTCGGTAGTGGTGGCTGCCCTCGTGTCCCTCGTATGGACTCCTTATGATCCGATCCATGCGATCCCCGCGGAGCGGTTGCAGGGTTCCTCGTGGCGGCATCTGATGGGCACGGACCGCTACGGGCGTGACGTGTTTTCTCAGATGATGGCGGGGTCCCAGATCGCGTTGCTTGTGGGCGTAGTCGCGGTGGGGATCGGCGCGGCGATCGGTACCCCTTTGGGTGTCTTCGCTGGTATGCGCCGGGGCTGGGTGGAAAGCCTGGTGATGCGGGTATCCGATGTGCTGCTCGCGTTCCCTGCCCTGTTGTTGGCGATCGTGACGGGTGCGGTGTGGGGTTCCTCTACGGTTACGGCGATGGCGGCGATCGGTGTGGCTTCGATCCCTGCTTTTACCCGTATTGCCCGGTCAGGAACCATCCAGGTGATGAGTAAAGATTTCATCCTGGCTGCCCGCGATTCTCAGATTCCGGGGTGGTTGATCGCGCTGCGCCACGTGGTTCCGAACATCACGAGCATGCTGATCGTGCAGGCGTCGGTGTCCTTTGCCTTGGCGATTCTTGCGGAGGCGGCGCTTTCGTTCTTGGGGCTGGGCACCCCACCGCCGGATCCTTCGTGGGGTCGGTTGCTGCAAAACGCGCAGAGTTCCCTAGCTTCAGCCCCGATGCTTGCGGTGTGGCCAGGCGCAACGATCGCCATAACAGTGCTCGGTTTTAACCTGTTAGGCGATAGCTTGCGTGATTTTGTGGACCCTAGATACCGGCGCTCGATGAAGGTGAACTCCTTATGA
- a CDS encoding ABC transporter substrate-binding protein — translation MRHFRIALTTLALATTVLVSACSAGSTATGIGRTADEDAVVVATFGPPASLDFTRTAGAAIPGALMKNVYEGLVQIDDNGDIAPLLATHWERSADGTEYVFHLREGVTFSNGDTFTAHTAKFSIDRVSSDAWTNGLKSQMKVVQATEVLDELTLKVTLERPSNQWLWAMGTFVGAMMTPHGVDKLASEPIGTGPYRVEHWAIGQSLTFTARPDYWGDQPPNRTAAIRYFADAVGATNALQSGDVDVVWAMQSPELIDVLRARGNYHVAVGTTNGEVLLSMNNQRAPFNDVRVRQAVMHAIDRQAVIDTAWDGYGQDTGGVPVPPTDPWFQPSNQYPFDPAKARELLKEAGISDDNNDITFTVPSLPYATAISELVVSQLWDVGLDVTIQSVEFPAVWLSQVHKGKDYDMSLIAHVEPRDLTTLFAPGYYLGYDNPATTELFTKADVGTPEEFQQYMGEAVDQIMDAAAADTLFNFPNIVVSRDNITGVSPDVRTDGIALGKLGKLP, via the coding sequence ATGCGCCATTTCCGCATCGCCCTCACCACCCTAGCGCTTGCCACAACTGTGCTGGTCAGCGCGTGTTCTGCGGGCAGCACCGCCACTGGAATTGGCCGTACTGCCGATGAGGATGCGGTTGTCGTGGCAACCTTTGGCCCACCAGCTTCCCTCGATTTCACCCGAACTGCCGGTGCCGCGATCCCAGGTGCGCTGATGAAGAACGTCTATGAGGGCTTGGTGCAGATCGACGATAACGGCGACATTGCTCCCCTGTTGGCTACCCACTGGGAACGCTCAGCGGATGGCACAGAGTATGTCTTCCACCTGCGCGAAGGTGTCACGTTCTCCAACGGCGATACGTTCACCGCCCACACCGCCAAGTTTTCCATTGACCGGGTCTCATCCGACGCCTGGACCAATGGACTCAAATCCCAGATGAAGGTGGTACAAGCCACCGAAGTACTAGACGAGCTCACTCTCAAAGTCACGCTGGAACGCCCCAGTAATCAATGGTTGTGGGCGATGGGGACTTTCGTCGGGGCAATGATGACGCCTCATGGCGTCGATAAGCTAGCGTCTGAGCCGATAGGCACCGGCCCCTACCGGGTTGAGCACTGGGCGATCGGGCAGTCGCTGACGTTCACCGCCCGGCCGGATTACTGGGGTGACCAGCCCCCAAACCGCACCGCGGCCATCCGCTACTTCGCCGACGCGGTGGGTGCGACGAACGCCCTGCAGTCTGGCGACGTGGACGTGGTGTGGGCAATGCAGTCGCCCGAGCTTATCGACGTCCTCCGCGCCCGCGGCAATTACCATGTGGCGGTGGGCACCACCAACGGTGAAGTGCTGCTCTCTATGAATAACCAGCGCGCCCCCTTCAACGACGTACGTGTGCGCCAAGCCGTCATGCATGCCATTGACCGTCAGGCCGTGATCGACACCGCCTGGGACGGCTACGGCCAAGACACCGGTGGTGTTCCCGTACCACCGACCGACCCGTGGTTCCAGCCTTCCAACCAATACCCTTTTGATCCCGCAAAAGCCCGCGAGCTGCTGAAAGAAGCCGGAATCTCCGACGACAACAATGACATCACGTTCACTGTCCCGTCACTGCCCTACGCCACCGCTATCTCTGAGCTGGTGGTGTCCCAGCTGTGGGATGTCGGCCTGGACGTCACCATCCAGTCCGTGGAATTCCCCGCAGTGTGGTTGTCGCAGGTGCACAAAGGCAAGGACTATGACATGTCGCTGATCGCGCATGTGGAACCGCGTGACCTCACCACGCTGTTCGCGCCGGGCTACTACCTGGGATATGACAACCCAGCCACCACGGAGTTGTTCACCAAGGCGGACGTGGGAACCCCTGAGGAGTTTCAGCAGTACATGGGCGAGGCAGTGGATCAGATCATGGATGCTGCCGCCGCGGACACGTTGTTTAACTTCCCCAATATCGTGGTCTCTCGTGACAACATCACCGGGGTGAGCCCGGATGTGCGTACCGATGGGATTGCCCTCGGTAAGTTAGGAAAACTGCCATGA
- the brnQ gene encoding branched-chain amino acid transport system II carrier protein has product MTNADSTTATLSSRSRATIILTTSFMLFSMFFGAGNLIFPPMLGVNSGTSFWPAIIGFCLAGVALPVVGVIAIALTGNNVQDLAKRGGSIFGLIFPVLVYLSIGCFYALPRTGVVSFETAIVPIAGVSGTGANAVFSIIFFGIALALALNPAGIVDALGRALTPLLLILLVVLVVLSMVKLDGTPGTVGEDYAAHPLASGLVEGYLTMDSLAALAFGIVVVNALRYKGFPEGNTLVRGVSTAAVIAGGLLAVIYVGLGVIGQVIPDPSKYENGASLLADAAKLTMGQPGMIVFGAIVLLACLTTAVGLIGATSEFFNHLMPGVSYRIWAVLFTLIAIALSIMGLDAVLAVAGPIIGFLYPPAIALIFLVLLEPVFGRRINTVFKLALPVATIWAALMSFNSLGWGSNIIEPMIGWSPMHSMDLGWVVPVVIAAAIGLAVDFKRPKEEVIFREDAKAELPTV; this is encoded by the coding sequence ATGACCAACGCGGACTCCACTACCGCCACACTGAGCAGTAGGTCGCGTGCCACCATCATCCTCACGACGAGCTTCATGCTCTTCTCTATGTTCTTCGGCGCCGGAAACCTCATCTTCCCGCCGATGCTCGGCGTGAACTCCGGCACCAGCTTCTGGCCAGCCATCATTGGTTTCTGCCTCGCCGGTGTCGCTCTCCCCGTCGTCGGTGTGATCGCGATTGCGCTGACCGGTAACAACGTCCAAGACCTGGCAAAACGGGGCGGCTCCATCTTCGGTCTTATTTTCCCGGTACTGGTGTACCTGTCCATCGGCTGCTTCTACGCCCTGCCACGCACCGGCGTTGTTAGCTTTGAGACCGCTATCGTCCCCATCGCTGGGGTCAGCGGCACCGGCGCCAACGCGGTATTCTCCATCATCTTCTTCGGCATCGCACTGGCGCTGGCACTGAACCCTGCCGGCATCGTGGACGCCCTGGGCAGGGCCCTGACTCCACTGCTACTGATCCTGCTGGTGGTGCTGGTCGTGTTGTCCATGGTCAAGCTGGATGGCACCCCGGGCACGGTTGGTGAAGATTACGCCGCGCACCCACTTGCCAGCGGCCTAGTCGAGGGCTACCTGACCATGGACTCCCTCGCAGCGCTCGCCTTCGGCATCGTGGTCGTGAACGCCCTGCGATACAAGGGCTTCCCAGAAGGCAACACCCTCGTCCGCGGGGTCTCCACCGCTGCTGTGATCGCTGGTGGTCTGCTCGCCGTGATCTACGTGGGCCTCGGCGTGATCGGCCAGGTGATTCCGGACCCAAGCAAGTACGAAAATGGTGCATCGCTGCTTGCCGACGCCGCCAAGCTCACCATGGGGCAGCCCGGCATGATCGTGTTCGGCGCGATCGTTCTCCTCGCCTGCCTCACCACCGCAGTCGGCCTGATCGGCGCCACCTCTGAGTTCTTCAACCACCTCATGCCTGGCGTGTCCTACCGCATTTGGGCCGTCCTGTTCACCCTCATCGCCATCGCCTTGTCCATCATGGGCCTTGATGCGGTACTCGCTGTGGCCGGCCCCATCATCGGCTTCCTCTACCCACCAGCCATCGCACTGATCTTCCTAGTCCTGCTGGAGCCAGTGTTCGGACGGCGCATCAACACCGTGTTCAAGCTGGCCCTGCCGGTTGCCACCATCTGGGCAGCCCTGATGAGCTTCAACTCCCTGGGCTGGGGCTCAAACATCATCGAGCCAATGATCGGCTGGTCCCCAATGCACAGCATGGATCTCGGCTGGGTTGTCCCCGTGGTGATCGCCGCTGCGATCGGCCTCGCAGTTGATTTCAAACGCCCAAAGGAAGAAGTCATCTTCCGCGAAGACGCAAAAGCAGAGCTACCAACCGTATAG
- a CDS encoding BCCT family transporter: MDSIKVVEQTTPENPNDKRFLGLKTDPVVFLVATGFIITFVIGTIIAGQKAQLAFTNIAGGLLTNLGWMYIGGVSLAFLFLIAVFVSRFGRVRLGDDDDEPEHSLPVWFAMLFAGGTGAVLMFWGVAEPINHFYNVPRADVDSQTQEAAREAMAFTFYHFGIHMWVIMVLPGLALGYFIYKRKLPPRLSSVFAPLLGARIYSTPGKLIDALAIIGTVFGIAVSVGLGVLQINAGLNKLYGVPEISWVQLGILLVLTVIACVSVASGLDKGIKILSNINIAMVVVFLGFVLVAGPTLTLLRGTIEAFGIYAEELPELMFWTDSFHQNPGWQGKWTVFYWAWTICWSPFVGLFVARISRGRTVREFIAGVLALPTIFAVVWFAIFGRAGLELEFADPGFLTKPVVEDGDVPAALFKFLEAYPLTAIVAPVALAIVVIFFITSIDSAAMVTDMMSTGEENKSPTSYRVLWALLIGAVAGALLLISPETGIATLQEVVIIVALPFFLMQFVMMYSLIKGMTDDSAARRRVVTRQWEKTDTAEKLEAHEALPAPGYDEEGNELPVLRYEHDDEGRIVIAGDVVIAGDLGVVGDVDEDPLSESKPAIGDSHRIIESMSPKGRDE; this comes from the coding sequence ATGGATTCCATCAAAGTGGTCGAACAGACCACTCCGGAGAACCCGAATGACAAGAGATTCCTCGGTCTGAAAACTGACCCGGTCGTCTTTCTGGTAGCCACCGGCTTCATCATCACCTTCGTCATCGGCACGATTATCGCCGGTCAGAAAGCTCAGCTCGCGTTTACCAACATTGCTGGGGGATTGCTGACCAACCTGGGCTGGATGTACATCGGTGGTGTCTCGCTGGCATTCCTGTTCCTCATCGCGGTTTTCGTCTCCCGCTTCGGCCGAGTCAGACTCGGCGACGATGACGACGAACCAGAGCACTCCCTACCCGTGTGGTTTGCCATGCTGTTCGCTGGCGGCACCGGTGCGGTGTTGATGTTCTGGGGTGTTGCCGAGCCAATCAACCACTTTTACAACGTGCCTCGTGCCGACGTCGATTCGCAGACGCAGGAAGCAGCCCGCGAAGCAATGGCGTTCACCTTCTACCACTTTGGCATCCACATGTGGGTGATCATGGTGTTGCCAGGGTTGGCGCTTGGTTACTTCATCTATAAGCGCAAACTCCCGCCACGCCTGTCGTCGGTGTTCGCGCCATTGCTCGGCGCCCGTATCTACTCTACGCCAGGCAAGCTTATCGACGCCCTGGCCATCATCGGCACGGTCTTCGGTATCGCGGTCTCTGTTGGCTTGGGCGTGCTGCAAATTAATGCTGGCTTGAACAAGCTGTACGGTGTGCCGGAAATCAGCTGGGTTCAGCTCGGAATTCTGCTGGTGCTCACCGTTATCGCCTGCGTGTCTGTGGCCTCCGGCCTGGATAAGGGCATTAAAATCCTCTCGAACATCAACATCGCTATGGTTGTGGTGTTCCTGGGATTCGTCTTGGTAGCGGGGCCAACCCTTACCCTGCTGCGCGGCACGATCGAAGCCTTCGGTATCTACGCGGAAGAGCTGCCAGAATTGATGTTCTGGACGGATTCCTTCCACCAAAACCCTGGCTGGCAGGGCAAATGGACTGTGTTTTACTGGGCATGGACGATCTGCTGGTCCCCATTCGTGGGCCTCTTCGTCGCCCGTATTTCTCGTGGCCGCACCGTCCGTGAATTCATCGCCGGCGTGCTGGCGCTGCCCACCATTTTTGCTGTGGTGTGGTTCGCGATCTTCGGTCGCGCGGGCCTGGAGCTAGAATTTGCTGACCCAGGATTTTTGACCAAGCCTGTCGTAGAAGACGGCGATGTCCCTGCCGCCTTGTTCAAATTCCTGGAAGCGTACCCGCTCACTGCGATCGTCGCTCCAGTCGCGTTGGCAATCGTCGTCATTTTCTTCATCACGTCTATTGACTCCGCCGCAATGGTGACAGACATGATGTCCACCGGTGAAGAGAACAAATCCCCAACGTCCTACCGAGTGTTGTGGGCGCTGCTCATCGGTGCCGTCGCAGGTGCGTTGCTGCTGATTTCCCCAGAAACCGGCATTGCCACACTGCAAGAGGTTGTCATCATCGTGGCCCTGCCGTTCTTCCTCATGCAGTTCGTCATGATGTACTCGCTGATCAAAGGCATGACAGATGACTCTGCCGCCCGACGTCGCGTTGTGACCCGACAATGGGAGAAGACTGATACCGCTGAAAAGCTGGAAGCACACGAAGCTCTCCCTGCCCCTGGCTACGACGAAGAAGGCAACGAACTGCCAGTGCTGCGCTACGAACATGACGACGAAGGTCGCATCGTCATCGCAGGTGACGTGGTGATCGCCGGCGACCTCGGGGTGGTCGGTGACGTGGACGAAGACCCACTGTCAGAATCCAAGCCCGCCATTGGCGACAGCCACCGCATCATCGAATCGATGTCCCCCAAAGGACGTGACGAGTAA